In one Dreissena polymorpha isolate Duluth1 chromosome 7, UMN_Dpol_1.0, whole genome shotgun sequence genomic region, the following are encoded:
- the LOC127838403 gene encoding uncharacterized protein LOC127838403, translating to MSVAAIGTSVPRVGPTNSASTGHHKVGDGRPNTGRTGGVYTNIFRAYPKTPQKLPVSRIPDIVERMQRDTRASKAKAKGGQWYKGDDYVDPRSYSWKNLALFSDYQAHMWTQGGDIKKTYKK from the exons ATGTCTGTGGCAGCCATTGGCACCTCCGTACCCCGTGTGGGCCCCACTAACTCCGCCTCCACGGGGCACCACAAAGTTGGAGATGGGAGACCAAACACCGGGAGAACAG GCGGagtgtacaccaacatttttcgAGCATATCCGAAGACGCCACAGAAACTTCCGGTCAGCAGAATACCGGACATTGTTGAGCGGATGCAGAGGGACACTCGGGCCAGCAAAGCAAAGGCCAAGGGCGGCCAATGGTACAAAGGCGACGACTACGTGGACCCGAGGTCATATTCCTGGAAAAACCTCGCCTTGTTCTCTGACTACCAGGCACACATGTGGACCCAGGGCGGAGATATTAAAAAAACGTACAAGAAATGA
- the LOC127838400 gene encoding cingulin-like isoform X2: MNYTKLETPDSTNRALVQKMFQLEAAYRDINDKEQDIMKYKMNSAREADAERDREMAKIKFQAQRLEERLNVARVETENAKRELKNAQDGRAVVDKKLKAMSKENADLKNNVSQLRVKLGVANANYNVGKHEAESLRKNHQDSQIMIARLEERLNAANQELERLRNPANPEGSEEVNFAVKKKLTTEKKDLKRLRAEVARLEETLEHEQKRFRELEEEHKIIQDDVMRQRHLLSDMQTALEMAEMTLQAERASREDYEKQNHQLRMEREHFEDTLKEYKVKLGISLASKNVNVRHAELLKKKDEEYQYTIQNLEKRLKISQTEIEKLKSRAMLTGKTADSLQEHKSRLKKYRNGFSMEFITPRSFDKLNPNSSGWTPTRGSPKGSHDRISVGSTGSITKTQPPQIKSKSGRVSLP, from the exons ATGAATTACACCAAGCTGGAGACCCCTGACAGCACCAACAGGGCGCTCGTACAGAAGATGTTTCAGCTGGAAGCAGCATACAG AGATATAAATGACAAGGAGCAAGACATAATGAAATACAAGATGAATAGTGCCCGGGAAGCGGATGCAGAGCGGGACAGAGAAATGGCTAAAATAAAATTCCAG GCACAGCGTCTGGAGGAACGCCTGAATGTCGCTCGAGTAGAGACCGAGAACGCTAAACGAGAGCTGAAGAACGCCCAAGACGGACGGGCTGTGGTGGACAAGAAACTTAAGG CTATGAGTAAAGAAAACGCCGACCTGAAGAACAACGTGAGTCAGCTGCGCGTGAAACTGGGCGTGGCCAACGCCAACTATAACGTGGGAAAGCACGAGGCAGAGAGCTTGAGGAAGAATCACCAAGACAGCCAGATCATGATCGCGAG GCTGGAGGAGCGCCTTAACGCCGCTAATCAGGAGCTGGAGCGACTACGGAATCCCGCCAACCCGGAGGGAAGTGAGGAGGTAAATTTTGCG GTGAAAAAGAAACTAACTACAGAAAAGAAGGACTTGAAGCGTCTTCGAGCAGAGGTTGCACGTCTCGAG GAAACGCTCGAGCACGAACAGAAGCGCTTCCGTGAGCTCGAGGAGGAGCACAAGATTATCCAGGATGACGTCATGCGACAGAGACACCTGCTGTCGGACATGCAAACAGCCCTGGAGATGGCGGAAATGACGCTACAG GCGGAAAGGGCTTCACGAGAGGACTATGAGAAACAAAACCACCAACTTCGAATGGAACGTGAGCACTTCGAGGACACGTTAAAAGAATACAAGGTCAAACTCGGCATCTCCCTGGCTAGTAAAAACGTGAATGTGCGACACGCGGAATTGCTTAAGAAAAAAGACGAAGAATATCAATACACCATTCAAAATCTAGAAAAGCGACTGAAAATCTCGCAGACTGAGATCGAGAAACTGAAATCTCGCGCGATGTTGACTGGTAAAACTGCCGATTCGCTCCAAGAGCACAAATCGCGTCTAAAGAAGTACAGAAATGGTTTTAGCATGGAGTTTATCACTCCGCGTTCTTTTGATAAACTGAATCCCAATTCTTCGGGGTGGACTCCGACAAGAGGGTCACCCAAAGGGTCTCATGATCGAATCAGTGTGGGGAGTACGGGAAGTATAACGAAAACACAGCCTCCGCAGATTAAAAGCAAGAGCGGACGAGTGTCACTACCCTAG
- the LOC127838400 gene encoding cingulin-like isoform X3, producing MNYTKLETPDSTNRALVQKMFQLEAAYRDINDKEQDIMKYKMNSAREADAERDREMAKIKFQAQRLEERLNVARVETENAKRELKNAQDGRAVVDKKLKAMSKENADLKNNVSQLRVKLGVANANYNVGKHEAESLRKNHQDSQIMIARLEERLNAANQELERLRNPANPEGSEEVKKKLTTEKKDLKRLRAEVARLEETLEHEQKRFRELEEEHKIIQDDVMRQRHLLSDMQTALEMAEMTLQAERASREDYEKQNHQLRMEREHFEDTLKEYKVKLGISLASKNVNVRHAELLKKKDEEYQYTIQNLEKRLKISQTEIEKLKSRAMLTGKTADSLQEHKSRLKKYRNGFSMEFITPRSFDKLNPNSSGWTPTRGSPKGSHDRISVGSTGSITKTQPPQIKSKSGRVSLP from the exons ATGAATTACACCAAGCTGGAGACCCCTGACAGCACCAACAGGGCGCTCGTACAGAAGATGTTTCAGCTGGAAGCAGCATACAG AGATATAAATGACAAGGAGCAAGACATAATGAAATACAAGATGAATAGTGCCCGGGAAGCGGATGCAGAGCGGGACAGAGAAATGGCTAAAATAAAATTCCAG GCACAGCGTCTGGAGGAACGCCTGAATGTCGCTCGAGTAGAGACCGAGAACGCTAAACGAGAGCTGAAGAACGCCCAAGACGGACGGGCTGTGGTGGACAAGAAACTTAAGG CTATGAGTAAAGAAAACGCCGACCTGAAGAACAACGTGAGTCAGCTGCGCGTGAAACTGGGCGTGGCCAACGCCAACTATAACGTGGGAAAGCACGAGGCAGAGAGCTTGAGGAAGAATCACCAAGACAGCCAGATCATGATCGCGAG GCTGGAGGAGCGCCTTAACGCCGCTAATCAGGAGCTGGAGCGACTACGGAATCCCGCCAACCCGGAGGGAAGTGAGGAG GTGAAAAAGAAACTAACTACAGAAAAGAAGGACTTGAAGCGTCTTCGAGCAGAGGTTGCACGTCTCGAG GAAACGCTCGAGCACGAACAGAAGCGCTTCCGTGAGCTCGAGGAGGAGCACAAGATTATCCAGGATGACGTCATGCGACAGAGACACCTGCTGTCGGACATGCAAACAGCCCTGGAGATGGCGGAAATGACGCTACAG GCGGAAAGGGCTTCACGAGAGGACTATGAGAAACAAAACCACCAACTTCGAATGGAACGTGAGCACTTCGAGGACACGTTAAAAGAATACAAGGTCAAACTCGGCATCTCCCTGGCTAGTAAAAACGTGAATGTGCGACACGCGGAATTGCTTAAGAAAAAAGACGAAGAATATCAATACACCATTCAAAATCTAGAAAAGCGACTGAAAATCTCGCAGACTGAGATCGAGAAACTGAAATCTCGCGCGATGTTGACTGGTAAAACTGCCGATTCGCTCCAAGAGCACAAATCGCGTCTAAAGAAGTACAGAAATGGTTTTAGCATGGAGTTTATCACTCCGCGTTCTTTTGATAAACTGAATCCCAATTCTTCGGGGTGGACTCCGACAAGAGGGTCACCCAAAGGGTCTCATGATCGAATCAGTGTGGGGAGTACGGGAAGTATAACGAAAACACAGCCTCCGCAGATTAAAAGCAAGAGCGGACGAGTGTCACTACCCTAG